In one Streptomyces sp. T12 genomic region, the following are encoded:
- a CDS encoding FAD-dependent monooxygenase — MKVACVGAGPAGLYLSILLKLRDPSHDITVHERNPEGATYGGGVTYWHGLLDKLHEHHPASARAIEESSIRWNEGVAHVRGRTTRRPGDTGHGIGRHRLLEILAGHARSLGVRLEFEHEIMPEKLPAADLVVASDGVHSTLRTQYADHFGTRARRGRNRYMWLGTSKVFEAFTFAFVETGHGWIWCYGYGFSPEGSTCVIECAPDTWTGLGLDTANEADAVARLERVFAGVLDGHPLVGGSGADGGTPWRTFRTLTNRTWHRDNLVLIGDAAHTTHYSVGAGTTLALEDAIALADALHAHTALPQAFARYEQERKQALLAVQSAARYSAEWYENLPRYIRLPPQQMFALLGQRHSPLLPYVPPQLYYRIDRVAGQVEALRRLKRRLGPKVARTVQARALASRK; from the coding sequence GTGAAGGTTGCCTGCGTCGGAGCCGGCCCTGCGGGCCTGTATCTCTCGATCCTGCTGAAGCTGCGGGACCCGTCCCACGACATCACCGTCCACGAGCGCAACCCGGAGGGTGCCACCTACGGCGGGGGCGTCACCTACTGGCACGGACTGCTCGACAAACTGCACGAGCACCACCCCGCGTCCGCTCGCGCCATCGAGGAGAGCTCGATCCGCTGGAACGAGGGCGTCGCCCACGTCCGGGGCCGGACGACCCGCCGCCCCGGCGACACGGGGCACGGCATCGGCCGCCACCGGCTGCTGGAGATCCTCGCCGGACACGCCCGCTCGCTCGGTGTACGGCTGGAGTTCGAGCACGAGATCATGCCGGAGAAGCTGCCCGCCGCTGACCTGGTCGTGGCGAGCGACGGTGTCCACAGCACCCTGCGCACCCAGTACGCCGACCACTTCGGTACACGGGCCAGACGCGGCCGCAACCGCTACATGTGGCTCGGCACCAGCAAGGTCTTCGAAGCCTTCACCTTCGCCTTCGTCGAGACCGGCCACGGCTGGATCTGGTGCTACGGCTACGGCTTCAGCCCCGAAGGCAGCACCTGTGTCATCGAATGCGCCCCCGACACCTGGACCGGCCTCGGCCTCGACACCGCGAACGAGGCCGACGCGGTGGCCCGGCTGGAGAGGGTCTTCGCCGGCGTCCTCGACGGCCACCCCCTGGTCGGCGGCTCCGGCGCCGACGGCGGCACCCCGTGGCGGACCTTCCGCACCCTCACCAACCGCACCTGGCACCGCGACAATCTCGTCCTCATCGGCGACGCCGCCCACACCACCCACTACTCCGTCGGCGCCGGCACCACCCTCGCCCTGGAGGACGCCATCGCGCTCGCCGACGCGCTGCACGCGCACACCGCCCTCCCGCAGGCCTTCGCCCGCTACGAACAGGAGCGCAAGCAAGCCCTGTTGGCCGTCCAGAGCGCGGCCCGCTACAGCGCCGAGTGGTACGAGAACCTGCCCCGCTACATCCGCCTGCCCCCGCAGCAGATGTTCGCCCTGCTCGGCCAGCGCCACTCGCCCCTGCTGCCGTACGTGCCGCCCCAGCTGTACTACCGGATCGACAGGGTGGCCGGGCAGGTGGAGGCGTTGCGCCGCCTCAAGCGCCGGCTCGGGCCGAAGGTCGCGCGCACCGTGCAGGCCAGGGCGCTGGCCTCCCGCAAGTAG
- a CDS encoding serine hydrolase: MSARPLPSSSPAAQGVDASGVLAFLDALDNAPDIEPHSLMILRHGHLVASGWWAPYTPERPHLLYSISKSFTATAAGIAAGEGLIRLDDPVISYFPELEADITDPRSRAMLVRHVASMASGHETDTVFAARELDREDLVRGFLLVPPPRDPGTVFAYNQPATFTLAALVQRASGQSLTGYLRPRLLDPLGIGEVAWLCDRSGRELGFSGLHATTDAIARLGQLYLRGGVWEGERLMPEWWVAEATRPQISTAGDGLGNDWQRGYGFKFWMSRHGYRGDGAFGQFCVVLPEHDAVIATTADTWHMPGLLDLVWEHLLPAMRPAPLTGGGEADAALAERLAGLALPPAAGKPAPPERAEAWSGAAFTPDDGVRVHLPKLTAIDLTPGADGWTLTLTEDGHPLRLRLGDADWTVAEEPVPTAVSGGWTDADTLVVDVAFLETPHHLDVTCSLKDRTFTARWRTEPLHQRPLRAMGAPRASA; this comes from the coding sequence ATGTCTGCCCGCCCCTTGCCCTCGAGCTCCCCCGCCGCCCAGGGCGTCGACGCCTCCGGCGTCCTCGCCTTCCTCGACGCCCTCGACAACGCCCCCGACATCGAGCCGCACAGCCTGATGATCCTGCGGCACGGCCACCTCGTCGCCTCCGGCTGGTGGGCGCCGTACACCCCCGAACGCCCGCATCTTCTCTACTCGATCAGCAAGAGCTTCACCGCGACCGCCGCCGGGATCGCCGCCGGCGAGGGCCTGATACGGCTCGACGACCCGGTGATCTCGTACTTCCCCGAGCTCGAGGCCGACATCACCGATCCGCGCAGCCGGGCGATGCTCGTGCGGCATGTGGCGTCCATGGCCAGCGGCCACGAGACCGACACGGTCTTCGCGGCGCGCGAACTCGACCGCGAGGACCTCGTCCGCGGGTTCCTCCTGGTACCCCCGCCCCGCGACCCGGGGACCGTCTTCGCGTACAACCAGCCCGCCACCTTCACGCTCGCCGCCCTCGTCCAGCGCGCGAGCGGCCAGTCGCTGACCGGGTACCTCCGGCCCCGCCTGCTCGATCCGCTCGGCATCGGCGAGGTCGCGTGGCTGTGTGACCGCAGCGGCCGGGAGCTCGGCTTCAGCGGGCTGCACGCCACCACCGACGCGATCGCCCGGCTCGGCCAGCTGTATCTGCGCGGCGGGGTGTGGGAGGGCGAGCGGCTGATGCCCGAATGGTGGGTGGCGGAGGCGACGCGCCCACAGATCTCGACCGCCGGTGACGGGCTCGGGAACGACTGGCAACGCGGCTACGGCTTCAAGTTCTGGATGTCCCGGCACGGTTATCGCGGTGACGGCGCGTTCGGTCAGTTCTGTGTGGTGCTGCCCGAGCACGACGCCGTGATCGCGACGACCGCGGACACCTGGCACATGCCTGGCCTGCTGGACCTGGTCTGGGAGCATCTGCTGCCCGCGATGCGGCCCGCGCCCCTGACCGGCGGCGGGGAGGCGGACGCGGCCCTGGCGGAGCGGCTGGCGGGCCTCGCGCTGCCGCCCGCCGCCGGCAAGCCCGCACCGCCCGAGCGGGCGGAGGCATGGTCCGGCGCCGCGTTCACGCCGGACGACGGTGTCCGCGTGCACCTGCCCAAGCTGACCGCGATCGACCTCACGCCCGGCGCGGACGGCTGGACCCTGACGCTCACCGAGGACGGTCACCCGCTTCGGCTGCGGCTCGGGGACGCCGACTGGACCGTCGCCGAGGAGCCGGTGCCCACCGCGGTCAGTGGCGGCTGGACCGACGCGGACACCCTCGTCGTGGACGTCGCCTTCCTGGAGACCCCGCACCACCTGGACGTGACGTGCTCGCTCAAGGACCGGACGTTCACGGCGCGTTGGCGCACCGAACCGCTGCACCAGCGGCCCCTGCGCGCGATGGGCGCACCTCGCGCGTCGGCCTGA
- a CDS encoding tyrosinase cofactor: MPELSRRRALTAAAALATAAGVQTLTAPGASAAGHDHHAPTSFDEVYKGRRIQGRPSAGGGHQHHGAGYAVFVDGVELHVMRNADGSWISVVSHYDPVPTPRAAARAAVDELQGAALLPFPAN; encoded by the coding sequence ATGCCGGAACTCAGCCGTCGTCGTGCGCTCACCGCCGCGGCCGCCCTCGCCACCGCGGCCGGCGTCCAGACGCTCACCGCCCCCGGCGCGTCCGCAGCCGGGCACGACCACCACGCCCCGACGTCCTTCGACGAGGTCTACAAGGGCCGCCGAATACAGGGCCGGCCGTCCGCGGGCGGCGGCCACCAGCATCACGGCGCCGGATACGCCGTGTTCGTCGACGGAGTGGAGCTGCATGTGATGCGCAACGCCGACGGCAGCTGGATCAGCGTCGTCAGCCACTACGACCCGGTGCCCACCCCGCGCGCCGCCGCCCGTGCCGCCGTGGACGAGCTGCAGGGCGCCGCGCTGCTGCCCTTCCCCGCCAACTGA
- a CDS encoding tyrosinase family protein: MTVRKNQALLTADEKRRFVAALLELKRSGRYDTFVTTHNAFIVGDTDNGERVGHRSPSFLPWHRRFLLEFERALQEVDVSVTLPYWDWSTDRSIRSSLWAPDFLGGTGRSRDGQVMDGPFAASTGNWLINVRVDGRTYLRRSLGTAVRELPTRAEVESVLAMPTYDMAPWNSGSDGFRNHLEGWRGVNLHNRVHVWVGGHMATGMSPNDPVFWLHHAYIDKLWADWQRRHPGSGYLPAAGTPNVVDLNDTMKPWNDVRPADLLDHTAHYTFDAA, encoded by the coding sequence ATGACTGTCCGCAAGAACCAGGCCCTGCTGACCGCCGACGAGAAGCGGCGGTTCGTCGCCGCCCTCCTGGAGTTGAAGCGCAGCGGTCGCTACGACACGTTCGTCACGACGCACAACGCCTTCATCGTCGGCGACACCGACAACGGGGAGCGCGTCGGCCACCGTTCACCGTCCTTCCTGCCCTGGCACCGCAGATTCCTGCTCGAGTTCGAGCGCGCGTTGCAGGAGGTGGACGTCTCGGTCACGCTGCCGTACTGGGACTGGAGCACCGACCGCTCGATACGGTCCTCGCTGTGGGCGCCCGACTTCCTCGGCGGCACCGGGCGCAGCCGCGACGGTCAGGTGATGGACGGGCCGTTCGCGGCGTCGACCGGCAACTGGCTGATCAATGTGCGCGTCGACGGCCGTACCTATCTGCGCCGCTCGCTCGGCACCGCCGTACGGGAGTTGCCGACCAGGGCCGAGGTGGAGTCCGTGCTCGCCATGCCGACGTACGACATGGCGCCCTGGAACAGCGGGTCGGACGGTTTCCGCAACCACCTCGAAGGCTGGCGCGGCGTCAATCTGCACAACCGGGTCCACGTCTGGGTCGGCGGGCACATGGCGACCGGCATGTCGCCCAACGACCCGGTGTTCTGGCTGCACCACGCCTACATCGACAAGCTGTGGGCGGACTGGCAGCGGCGGCACCCCGGCTCCGGCTATCTGCCCGCCGCCGGGACGCCGAACGTGGTCGACCTCAACGACACCATGAAGCCCTGGAACGACGTGCGTCCCGCCGACCTGCTGGACCACACCGCGCACTACACGTTCGACGCGGCCTGA
- a CDS encoding ribonuclease H — MRERVVAACDGASKGNPGPAGWAWVVADEKETPTRWEAGPLGRATNNVAELTALERLLTATDPGVPLEIRMDSQYAMKAVTTWLPNWKRNGWKTAAGKPVANQDLVVRIDELLDGRTVEFRYVPAHQVDGDPLNDFADRAASQAATVQEPAGSGLGSPEPPPSPDTPSAKAPRRKAAATRKNGTSSRTIKAKFPGRCICGRSYAAGEPIAKNAQGWGHPDCRTAEA; from the coding sequence ATGCGTGAACGAGTGGTGGCCGCGTGCGACGGGGCTTCGAAGGGAAACCCGGGGCCGGCGGGCTGGGCCTGGGTCGTCGCGGACGAGAAGGAGACCCCGACTCGCTGGGAGGCGGGCCCGCTCGGCAGGGCCACCAACAACGTCGCGGAACTCACCGCACTGGAACGCCTGCTCACGGCGACCGACCCCGGCGTACCGCTGGAGATCCGGATGGACTCGCAGTACGCCATGAAGGCCGTCACCACCTGGCTGCCGAACTGGAAGCGCAACGGCTGGAAGACGGCCGCCGGCAAGCCGGTCGCCAACCAGGACCTGGTCGTGCGCATCGACGAACTGCTCGACGGCCGCACCGTCGAGTTCCGCTACGTCCCCGCCCACCAGGTCGACGGCGACCCGCTCAACGACTTCGCCGACCGCGCCGCCAGTCAGGCGGCCACCGTGCAGGAGCCCGCGGGCAGCGGCCTCGGCTCACCCGAGCCGCCGCCCTCCCCGGACACTCCGTCGGCCAAGGCCCCGCGCCGCAAGGCCGCGGCGACCCGGAAGAACGGCACTTCCTCCCGCACCATCAAGGCCAAGTTCCCCGGCCGCTGCATCTGCGGCCGCAGCTACGCGGCGGGCGAGCCCATCGCCAAGAACGCCCAGGGCTGGGGCCACCCGGACTGCCGTACCGCCGAGGCCTGA
- a CDS encoding cholesterol oxidase substrate-binding domain-containing protein has translation MAAAPTLLPADPAVAAQELPDFPADVALYRSAYRNWVGEITADGLWACAPADPDQVVTVVNWAWRHGWRVRARGSSHGWSPLTITQDTESDAPVLLVDTASHLTGLSLESPTSVRAGTGVTLEALLTYLEEHGLGVTAAPAPGNLTLGGALAIGAHGTAVPARGEQRSTGHTYGSLSNLVLSLTAVVWDEDSGAYVLRTYDRDEADCAALLTHLGRSLVTEVVLRAGANTNLRCVSRTDISAGELFAAPGTDGRTLASFLDRAGRVEAIWFAFTEFPWLKVWSVSPTRPLTSRHVTTPYNYPFSDSVPTPVADLVGRMASEGAWYLAPVLGNAQYDVAALGLVATLSADIWGPSKNTLLYLRPTTLRIATNGYAVLTSRDRVQRVVAEFTAFYRERLTAYADRGRFPVNGSVEIRVTGLDEAADVGVDGARTPLLSALGPRDDRPEWDTVVWLNILSLPGTPYAEAFLSQIERFLLRTFDGEYAMTRVEWSKGWAYTRDGAWSDGEVLGAVVPGSFGEDVWGRAAGVLDRLDPHGVFGNAFLDRLFR, from the coding sequence ATGGCCGCCGCACCGACTCTCCTCCCGGCGGATCCGGCCGTCGCGGCACAGGAGTTGCCGGATTTCCCGGCGGATGTGGCGCTGTACCGCTCCGCGTACCGCAACTGGGTCGGCGAGATCACCGCCGACGGACTGTGGGCCTGCGCACCGGCCGACCCCGACCAGGTGGTCACCGTCGTCAACTGGGCCTGGCGGCACGGCTGGAGAGTCCGCGCCCGGGGTTCCTCGCATGGCTGGTCACCGCTGACGATCACGCAGGACACGGAGTCGGACGCGCCGGTCCTTCTCGTGGACACCGCCTCTCATCTCACCGGCCTGTCGCTGGAGTCGCCGACCTCGGTACGCGCCGGCACCGGCGTCACCCTGGAGGCCCTGCTCACCTACCTGGAGGAGCACGGCCTCGGCGTCACCGCCGCGCCCGCTCCCGGCAACCTGACCCTGGGCGGCGCCCTCGCCATCGGCGCGCACGGCACCGCCGTACCGGCGCGGGGCGAACAGCGGTCGACCGGGCACACGTACGGCTCGCTGAGCAATCTCGTGCTGTCGCTGACGGCCGTCGTCTGGGACGAGGACAGCGGCGCCTACGTGCTGCGGACGTACGACCGCGACGAGGCGGACTGCGCCGCGCTGCTCACCCATCTCGGTCGCTCCCTGGTCACCGAGGTCGTGCTGCGCGCGGGCGCGAACACCAACCTGCGGTGCGTCAGCCGTACGGACATTTCGGCCGGCGAACTCTTCGCCGCGCCCGGCACCGACGGACGCACCCTGGCGAGCTTCCTGGACCGGGCCGGGCGCGTCGAGGCCATCTGGTTCGCCTTCACCGAGTTCCCGTGGCTGAAGGTGTGGAGCGTCTCCCCCACCCGGCCGCTGACCTCGCGGCACGTGACGACGCCGTACAACTACCCGTTCTCCGACAGCGTCCCGACCCCGGTGGCGGACCTGGTCGGGCGCATGGCGTCGGAGGGGGCCTGGTATCTGGCGCCGGTGCTCGGCAACGCACAGTACGACGTGGCCGCGCTCGGGCTGGTGGCGACGCTGTCGGCGGACATCTGGGGGCCGTCCAAGAACACGCTGCTGTACCTGCGGCCGACGACGCTGAGGATAGCCACGAACGGGTACGCGGTGCTCACCAGCCGGGACCGAGTGCAGCGCGTCGTCGCCGAGTTCACCGCCTTCTACCGGGAACGGCTCACGGCGTACGCCGACCGGGGCCGCTTCCCGGTCAACGGCTCGGTGGAGATCCGGGTCACCGGACTCGACGAGGCGGCGGACGTCGGCGTGGACGGGGCGCGCACCCCGCTGTTGTCGGCGCTCGGGCCGCGCGACGACCGTCCCGAGTGGGACACGGTCGTGTGGCTGAACATCCTGTCCTTGCCTGGAACGCCGTACGCGGAGGCCTTCCTGAGCCAGATCGAGCGGTTCCTGCTGCGCACCTTCGACGGCGAGTACGCCATGACCCGCGTCGAGTGGTCGAAGGGCTGGGCCTACACGAGGGACGGCGCCTGGAGCGACGGCGAGGTGCTGGGCGCGGTCGTGCCCGGCTCCTTCGGGGAGGACGTGTGGGGGCGGGCGGCCGGGGTGCTGGACCGGCTCGACCCGCACGGTGTGTTCGGCAACGCTTTCCTCGACCGGTTGTTCCGGTGA
- a CDS encoding VOC family protein has product MAVQPQGTPCWADAMFSDVEEAKSFYGDVLGWTFGEASSEFGNYTQAYANGKAAAAVVPPMPGQEGMSQWCLYFASSDVAATAAKVRENGGEILMEPMEVGEFGSMCLARDPSGVVFGVWQAGTHEGFDTATDEAGAFCWAEVFTREPEKSDTFFPAVFGYGQQHMEDDAIDFRLYTLGEGAMALGRMKMTDDFPPEVPPYINVYFNVPDCDDAVAKATKLGAVLRFGPMSTPFGRFASLSDPQGANFSVIDTGTTEGEMPKLSDIS; this is encoded by the coding sequence ATGGCCGTGCAACCCCAAGGGACCCCCTGTTGGGCCGACGCGATGTTCAGTGATGTCGAGGAAGCCAAGAGCTTCTACGGCGACGTCCTCGGCTGGACCTTCGGCGAGGCGTCGTCGGAGTTCGGCAACTACACCCAGGCCTACGCCAACGGCAAGGCCGCCGCCGCGGTGGTCCCGCCCATGCCGGGCCAGGAGGGCATGTCGCAGTGGTGCCTCTACTTCGCCTCCTCCGACGTCGCAGCGACCGCCGCCAAGGTCCGTGAGAACGGTGGCGAGATCCTGATGGAGCCGATGGAGGTCGGTGAGTTCGGCAGCATGTGCCTGGCCCGCGACCCCAGCGGCGTCGTCTTCGGCGTGTGGCAGGCCGGCACCCACGAGGGCTTCGACACGGCGACGGACGAGGCCGGCGCCTTCTGCTGGGCGGAGGTCTTCACGCGCGAGCCGGAGAAGTCCGACACCTTCTTCCCCGCCGTCTTCGGCTACGGGCAGCAGCATATGGAGGACGACGCGATCGACTTCCGCCTCTACACCCTCGGCGAGGGGGCCATGGCCCTGGGCCGGATGAAGATGACCGACGACTTCCCGCCCGAGGTCCCGCCGTACATCAACGTCTACTTCAACGTCCCCGACTGCGACGACGCCGTCGCCAAGGCCACCAAGCTCGGCGCTGTGCTGCGCTTCGGCCCGATGAGCACCCCGTTCGGCCGGTTCGCCTCGCTGAGCGACCCCCAGGGCGCGAACTTCTCGGTGATCGACACCGGTACGACCGAGGGCGAGATGCCCAAGCTCAGCGACATCTCCTGA
- a CDS encoding aldo/keto reductase gives MDEHVIGRSGQRASVVGLGTWQLGADWGDVDDKEALAVLEAAVESGVTFFDTADVYGDGRSEQTIAAFLRGRPGPDIFVATKMGRRVDQIPENYVLDNFRAWNDRSRRNLGVDRLDLVQLHCPPTPVYSTDEVFDALDTLVAEDRIAHYGVSVETCEEALTAIARPGVASVQIILNPFRMKPLREVLPAAEQAGVGIIARVPLASGLLSGKYTKDTVFPANDHRTYNRHGESFDQGETFSGVDYESGVEAAVEFAALAPEGFTPAQLALRWIIQQPGVTTVIPGARSPEQARANAAAAALPELSGATLAAIEDLYDRRIKDQVENRW, from the coding sequence ATGGACGAGCATGTAATCGGTAGGTCGGGTCAGCGGGCATCCGTCGTCGGTCTCGGTACGTGGCAGCTGGGCGCCGACTGGGGAGACGTCGACGACAAGGAAGCCCTGGCGGTGCTGGAGGCGGCGGTCGAGTCGGGGGTGACCTTCTTCGACACGGCCGACGTGTACGGCGACGGGCGCAGCGAGCAGACCATCGCCGCGTTCCTGCGCGGCAGGCCCGGGCCGGACATCTTCGTGGCGACCAAGATGGGCCGCCGCGTCGACCAGATCCCCGAGAACTACGTTCTCGACAACTTCCGCGCCTGGAACGACCGTTCGCGGCGCAACCTCGGCGTGGACCGCCTCGACCTGGTCCAGCTGCACTGCCCGCCGACGCCGGTCTACTCGACGGACGAGGTGTTCGACGCGCTGGACACCCTGGTCGCGGAGGACCGCATCGCCCACTACGGCGTCAGCGTGGAGACCTGCGAGGAGGCGCTGACCGCGATCGCCCGCCCCGGCGTCGCGAGCGTGCAGATCATCCTCAACCCGTTCCGCATGAAGCCCCTGCGCGAGGTGCTGCCCGCCGCCGAGCAGGCGGGCGTCGGCATCATCGCCCGCGTCCCGCTGGCCTCCGGCCTGTTGTCGGGCAAGTACACCAAGGACACCGTCTTCCCCGCGAACGACCACCGCACCTACAACCGGCACGGCGAATCCTTCGACCAGGGCGAGACCTTCTCCGGCGTCGACTACGAGTCGGGTGTGGAGGCGGCCGTGGAGTTCGCCGCCCTCGCCCCCGAGGGCTTCACGCCGGCCCAGCTGGCGCTGCGCTGGATCATCCAGCAGCCGGGCGTGACCACGGTGATCCCGGGTGCCCGTTCGCCCGAGCAGGCCCGCGCCAACGCGGCCGCCGCCGCGCTGCCGGAGCTGTCCGGCGCGACGCTCGCCGCGATCGAGGACCTCTACGACCGGCGCATCAAGGACCAGGTCGAAAACCGCTGGTAG
- a CDS encoding DUF6328 family protein, whose amino-acid sequence MTEKERRKGRDETEDERADRMWGELIQEVRVAQMGVQILFGFLLTVVFTPKYDTLDDTDQAIYIVTVVLGAAATGALIGPVSLHRVVSGRRIKPKAVEWASRLTFVGLILLLATTACSLLLILRVATHDGYVPWLVSGVVLWYLMCWFVLPLWTRHRYTE is encoded by the coding sequence ATGACCGAGAAGGAGAGACGGAAGGGACGCGACGAGACCGAGGACGAGCGGGCCGACCGTATGTGGGGCGAGCTCATCCAGGAGGTCCGGGTGGCCCAGATGGGCGTCCAGATCCTGTTCGGCTTCCTGCTCACCGTCGTCTTCACGCCGAAGTACGACACCCTCGACGACACGGACCAGGCCATCTACATCGTGACGGTGGTGCTGGGCGCCGCCGCCACCGGCGCCCTGATCGGCCCCGTCTCCCTGCACCGCGTGGTGTCAGGGCGGCGCATCAAACCGAAGGCGGTGGAGTGGGCGTCCCGGCTGACCTTCGTCGGCCTGATCCTGCTCCTCGCCACGACGGCGTGCTCGCTCCTGCTGATCCTTCGCGTCGCCACCCATGACGGCTATGTGCCCTGGCTGGTGTCGGGCGTGGTCCTCTGGTACCTGATGTGCTGGTTCGTGCTCCCGCTGTGGACACGCCACCGCTACACAGAGTGA
- a CDS encoding zinc-binding alcohol dehydrogenase family protein, which yields MRAWSVVEPGPVEEGALRLVEKPVPVPGDDELLVRVRASGVCRTDLHVVEGDLPVHRPGVTPGHEVVGEVAGCGAAAHGFDVGERVGVAWLRRTDGTCAYCARGAENLCPASRYTGWDADGGYAPYTTVPAAYAYRLPGGLDDVTYAPLLCAGIIGYRALRRSALPPGGRLGLYGFGGSAHLCAQVALAEGATVHVLTRGAAARKLALGLGAASARDAYEMPPEPLDSAILFAPVGDLVPFALRALDRGGTLAIAGIHLSDVPALRYDSELFYEKQLRSVTSNTREDGREFLALAAEHAVQATTHAYPLSRADQALADLKAGRFDGAAVLVNDLS from the coding sequence ATGCGCGCGTGGTCGGTGGTCGAGCCGGGGCCGGTGGAGGAAGGGGCCCTGCGGCTCGTCGAGAAACCGGTGCCGGTGCCGGGGGACGACGAGCTGCTCGTGCGGGTGCGCGCGAGTGGGGTGTGCCGGACGGATCTGCATGTCGTCGAGGGTGATCTGCCGGTGCACCGGCCGGGGGTCACGCCGGGGCACGAGGTGGTCGGCGAGGTGGCCGGGTGCGGGGCGGCGGCACATGGCTTCGACGTCGGGGAGCGGGTGGGGGTGGCCTGGCTGCGGCGCACCGACGGCACCTGCGCCTACTGTGCGCGCGGCGCCGAGAACCTGTGCCCGGCCTCGCGGTACACGGGCTGGGACGCCGACGGCGGTTACGCGCCGTACACGACCGTACCGGCCGCGTACGCCTACCGGCTGCCGGGCGGCCTCGACGACGTGACGTACGCGCCGCTGCTGTGCGCCGGGATCATCGGCTACCGCGCGCTGCGGCGCTCGGCACTGCCGCCGGGCGGGCGGCTCGGGCTGTACGGCTTCGGGGGCAGCGCCCATCTGTGCGCGCAGGTGGCGCTGGCCGAGGGCGCCACGGTGCACGTGCTGACGCGGGGCGCGGCCGCGCGGAAGCTGGCGCTCGGCCTGGGTGCCGCCTCGGCGCGCGACGCGTACGAGATGCCGCCGGAGCCGTTGGACAGCGCGATCCTGTTCGCGCCGGTCGGCGACCTTGTGCCGTTCGCGCTGCGGGCCCTCGACCGGGGCGGCACGCTGGCGATCGCCGGCATCCACCTCAGCGACGTCCCGGCGCTGCGCTACGACAGCGAGCTCTTCTACGAGAAGCAGCTGCGCAGCGTCACCTCCAACACGCGCGAGGACGGCCGGGAGTTCCTGGCGCTCGCCGCCGAGCACGCCGTGCAGGCCACGACACACGCCTATCCGCTGTCGCGGGCCGACCAGGCGCTCGCGGACCTCAAGGCGGGGCGGTTCGACGGGGCGGCGGTGCTGGTGAACGACCTGTCCTGA
- a CDS encoding LLM class F420-dependent oxidoreductase — protein MVQIGYTMMTEQAGPRELVDHLVRAEEVGFDFSVTSDHYFPWLRSQGHSPYAWSVLGAAAQATSRIPLMTYVTCPTFRYHPAVVAQKAATMQLLSEGRFRLGLDSGENLNEHVVSGGWPSVDVRHEMFEEAVEIIRALFKGGHVNRRGTHFDVESARLWDLPDQPPPIGVAVSGDQSCELAGRLGDLVIATEPKADLLAAFDRHGGAGKPRVGQLPVCYDPDRDTAIKRAHSQFRWFGGGWKVNSELPHPDSFDAATQFVTPDDVADSIPCGDDPDAFVEAVRPYAEAGITEIALVQIGGETQLSYLDWAEKTLLPALRDALG, from the coding sequence ATGGTGCAGATCGGATACACGATGATGACCGAGCAGGCCGGCCCCCGTGAGCTGGTGGACCACCTGGTCCGCGCCGAGGAGGTGGGCTTCGACTTCTCCGTGACCTCGGACCACTACTTTCCGTGGCTGCGTTCACAGGGTCACTCGCCGTACGCCTGGAGTGTGCTGGGCGCGGCCGCCCAGGCCACGTCGCGCATTCCGCTGATGACCTACGTGACGTGTCCGACGTTCCGCTACCACCCGGCGGTGGTGGCGCAGAAGGCGGCCACGATGCAGCTGCTGTCCGAGGGCCGGTTCCGGCTGGGACTCGACTCGGGCGAGAACCTCAACGAGCATGTCGTGAGCGGCGGTTGGCCGTCTGTCGACGTACGGCACGAGATGTTCGAGGAGGCCGTGGAGATCATCCGGGCGCTCTTCAAGGGCGGCCATGTCAACCGTCGCGGCACGCACTTCGACGTCGAGTCGGCCCGCCTGTGGGACCTGCCGGACCAGCCGCCCCCCATCGGCGTCGCCGTCTCCGGGGATCAGTCCTGCGAGCTCGCGGGCAGGCTCGGCGACCTGGTGATCGCCACGGAGCCCAAGGCGGACCTGCTGGCAGCGTTCGACCGGCACGGCGGCGCGGGCAAGCCGCGCGTGGGGCAACTGCCGGTGTGCTACGACCCCGACCGGGACACCGCGATCAAACGCGCCCACTCCCAGTTCCGCTGGTTCGGCGGCGGCTGGAAGGTCAACTCGGAGCTGCCGCACCCGGACTCCTTCGACGCGGCGACCCAGTTCGTCACCCCGGACGACGTCGCCGACTCGATCCCGTGCGGCGACGACCCGGACGCCTTCGTCGAGGCCGTCCGCCCGTATGCCGAGGCGGGCATCACCGAGATCGCCCTGGTCCAGATCGGGGGCGAGACGCAGCTGTCGTATCTCGACTGGGCGGAGAAGACGCTGCTGCCCGCGCTGCGGGACGCTCTCGGCTGA